TCAACCTGTTCTATGTGGCGATCAGCCGGGCGCGGCTGGAGGCGCGTGTATACACCGACGCTATTGCGGGACTACCAGCGGCCATTGCCAAGCGCTACGACAAAACCACCGCTTTGAGCCTGCAGAAAGAGCGTGATGTGATGCGCCTGCAGAAACCGCACACACTCAAAACCATTGCGGATGGCGCAACCAATGAGCGCGCCCTGGAGCAGAAACAGCGAGTGCAGCCCGTGACACCAAGCGGGGGTAGAGAGCGTACAAAGTAGGATGAACAAAGCCCCGGAAGGGGCTTTTTTTCGCATGCGAGAATTCCTCGCGAGGAAATTTTCTAGGAATTTCAGTCAAAAACTCGCCTTTCGTGAACCAATAGATGAATCCTAAAGACTTTAATAAATCCTCTTAACAGTTTGTTTTTAAAGACTTTTATAAAATATTTTTTTTATTTGTTGATCACCTTATTCTAGAGAGAGGTGTGCGAGATCGTTATAAAGACCACATCACAAGTCATTTGAGATCTGGCTAATGAACAGTTTTCGCAAAGCAGTAGAAGCATTGGAACGCCTCGCTACTAACGCAGATCGCTTAGTACCGCTGGTTCTGTCACTAGCAGTGTTCGCTGCTATCGTCGTCATCGGAATGCAGGGGGCTTGGAAATGAGATTGCTGCCTTGGGTGCGGATGCCCGCGATATGGATTAAGGAGGGAGGTCTGCGCGACTTTGGCTGGTCAAACCAAGCCAAGGCGTCTCGATCAACCGCGATTGCAGCATTGCAGCTGTACATCGCCCTGCTGACCCAGGCTGAAGAACATTGGAGGGGGAACGACTGCCTGCTAATAGCCGAGCTGACTTACACACGATTGATGGAAATTACAGATTTGAGCCGACAGCTCGTTGCTGCAGGCTTGGAAGGACTGGTTGTTACAGGCAGGATCAAAAGCGAAAAGGATGGCCGCAAATGCAGGTACATCCTTGTGGGTTACGACTCCACCGGCAACTGGTGCAAGCTGCCCTCAAGGCCGCTTTATAACGTCTTGAAGAATACTCAAATCGAGCCTTTCCAGATGTTCCAAAAGCGATCTGTCTGTGAACTCGACGCGCTGAAGCTCTTTCTCTACTTTGCTTTTGCGCGGGACAACAAGACCATGTTCACGATGGCATCGTTTGAAACCATCAGCGAAAAGACCGGTGTGGCTGAGAAGCGGATTCCCAGGGCAAACGCCTTTTTGATCAACTGCGGGCTACTCGCAAACCTATCGCGTGAACACTCGGAAGACGTTAAGAAAAAAGAGCCGAACAAGTATTTTATGCGTGGGTATCGAGAGCTTTTCACGGGACAAAAAGCAGCACCGGCACCGGCCCCAGCCTGACAGGCCGCACGCTTAGCGTATAATCTTGTCCGTTTCCTCTATCGTCCCCCAAAGAATGTATGACCGCTGACTGGAAAAACATCGGATTGCCCAAGTGGTACGACTGCAAGCTTGGCCGGATGAAGGATCGAACATTGGCCAGGTTGGTCGGGACGACACAGCACCGGATCCGACAGCGCCGCCTGATGTTCGCCATCGCGGCCTATACGGTCGACCAGGTGATTGAACCGTTCCGTGATTTGCTGGGGGTTGAATCCGACCCGGCTATTGCCGCTCGATGCGGTGTGTCCGTTTCCAGTGTGACGACCTACCGCGAGTCGCAGGGCATACCGCCCAGACCTCGACCGACGCCGAGAAAGCAACGGATCCCGGCAAACCATCCAGTCAGACCCTACAAGGCGTTGTTGGGCCTTGTGACTGACCAGGACATAGCCAAGCTTTCAGGCGCTACCGTCGCCACAGTCAAAGCATTGCGCGAAGCATTCGGCTTCGGGCCTGCTGCCCCCCTACCTGAGTCGCCGAACCCCGTCCCGCTTCCAAACTATCAAGGGCCGTGGCTTGGGTTCGAGTCGCTATTTGGCACCATGTCTTCGGCGAAGATCAGTCGCGCAGTGGGCGTGCCATTTTCGGTGGTCGAAGAGCGGCGGGAGTTTTTGGGCATCAAGCCCTATCAGCGGGTGTCGCGGGTAGCTCGTTACGAGCATCTGCTTGGGATGGTATCCAACAACGTGTTGGCAAAGCTGGCGGGTGTGGCACCGTCACGCATTGCGGACATTCGCAAGAGCAAGGCGC
The sequence above is a segment of the Pseudomonas sp. MPC6 genome. Coding sequences within it:
- a CDS encoding DNA-binding protein; this translates as MRLLPWVRMPAIWIKEGGLRDFGWSNQAKASRSTAIAALQLYIALLTQAEEHWRGNDCLLIAELTYTRLMEITDLSRQLVAAGLEGLVVTGRIKSEKDGRKCRYILVGYDSTGNWCKLPSRPLYNVLKNTQIEPFQMFQKRSVCELDALKLFLYFAFARDNKTMFTMASFETISEKTGVAEKRIPRANAFLINCGLLANLSREHSEDVKKKEPNKYFMRGYRELFTGQKAAPAPAPA